A genome region from Dolichospermum compactum NIES-806 includes the following:
- a CDS encoding glycoside hydrolase family 10 protein encodes MKKIFLKWQRQTRKLGFLAAMMAVIMVAFLILSFPLNAQIPKSTELRGVWLTNIDSDVLFESNRLKQSLRTLHQLNFNTVYPAVWNWGYTLYPSKIAAKIIGKAVDPTPGLQKRDMLKEIVSEGHKQNLTVIPWFEFGFMAPADSLLAKNRPTWLTNRRDGTKIVKEGIHNRVWLNPFRPEVQQFIQDLIVEIVKNYDIDGIQFDDHFGLPSELGYDAYTTALYKKEHQGKLPPADFKNPEWVNWRANKITDFMKRVFTAIKANKKDCIVSVAPNPQRFSYEYFLADWQKWERMGIVEDLVLQIYRNDLNVFISELEYPEVKQAQTHIPVSIGILSGLKNRTVPMAQIKTQIEKVRERKFAGISFFFYETLWNMSQENPQQRQQTWQKIFPTPTNYPNLLANWKP; translated from the coding sequence ATGAAAAAAATATTTCTAAAATGGCAACGTCAAACTAGAAAACTGGGATTTTTAGCAGCTATGATGGCCGTGATTATGGTTGCTTTCCTCATACTATCATTCCCCCTAAATGCTCAAATTCCTAAATCCACAGAATTACGGGGAGTATGGTTAACAAATATTGATAGTGACGTTTTATTTGAGAGTAACAGACTAAAACAAAGTTTACGAACATTACATCAACTCAACTTTAACACCGTTTATCCCGCCGTCTGGAATTGGGGATACACCCTTTATCCTAGCAAAATCGCCGCCAAAATCATCGGTAAAGCAGTAGACCCCACCCCCGGACTGCAAAAGCGAGATATGCTCAAAGAAATAGTCAGCGAGGGACATAAACAAAATTTAACAGTCATTCCCTGGTTTGAATTTGGCTTCATGGCACCTGCTGATTCCCTTTTAGCAAAAAATCGTCCTACTTGGCTCACCAACCGCAGAGATGGCACAAAAATAGTCAAAGAAGGCATACATAACCGAGTTTGGTTAAATCCCTTTCGTCCCGAAGTGCAACAATTTATTCAAGATTTGATAGTAGAAATAGTCAAAAACTATGACATTGATGGCATTCAATTTGATGACCATTTCGGCTTACCATCAGAACTAGGATATGATGCCTACACCACAGCATTATACAAAAAAGAACACCAAGGAAAACTTCCCCCCGCAGACTTCAAAAATCCAGAATGGGTAAATTGGCGAGCCAACAAAATCACCGATTTCATGAAGCGAGTATTTACAGCAATTAAAGCAAATAAAAAAGATTGTATCGTTTCTGTCGCTCCTAATCCCCAGCGGTTTTCCTACGAATACTTCCTTGCCGATTGGCAAAAATGGGAAAGAATGGGAATAGTCGAAGACCTAGTTTTACAGATTTATCGCAATGATTTAAACGTCTTTATCAGCGAATTAGAATATCCCGAAGTCAAACAAGCCCAAACCCATATTCCCGTCAGCATCGGCATTTTAAGTGGGTTAAAAAACCGTACAGTGCCAATGGCACAAATCAAAACCCAAATAGAAAAAGTACGAGAGAGAAAATTTGCTGGTATTTCCTTCTTCTTCTACGAAACCCTCTGGAACATGAGCCAAGAAAACCCCCAACAACGCCAACAAACATGGCAAAAAATCTTCCCCACACCCACAAATTACCCCAACCTATTAGCAAATTGGAAACCCTAG